A region of Lycium barbarum isolate Lr01 chromosome 3, ASM1917538v2, whole genome shotgun sequence DNA encodes the following proteins:
- the LOC132632986 gene encoding embryo-specific protein ATS3B-like isoform X1, whose amino-acid sequence MSPTMIRRPAILVLLFITVASITTGAQASRSIVFHPQPISSLDIINTTLNQGQNAPCSFTVSIKTSCYSPTQTRDQISLAFGDAYGNQVYAPRLDDPVSRAFERCSTDTYTVYGSCTYQICYVYLYRSGYDGWIPTDVTIYGYNSKAVTFIYNVNIPRDTWYGHNYCRSRAVKSVGNLGWTLLSIGSTLLYTIAGLFRG is encoded by the exons ATGTCACCAACCATGATCAGACGACCAGCGATACTCGTTCTTCTCTTTATCACCGTCGCTTCCATAACTACCGGGGCCCAAGCATCAAGATCCATCGTGTTCCACCCCCAGCCTATTTCGTCCCTCGATATAATCAATACCACTCTAAACCAG GGCCAGAATGCACCCTGTTCATTTACGGTGAGCATAAAGACAAGCTGCTATTCACCAACACAAACTAGAGATCAGATCAGTCTAGCTTTTGGCGATGCATATGGCAATCAG GTTTATGCACCAAGGCTAGATGACCCAGTAAGCAGGGCTTTTGAGCGGTGTTCAACGGATACATATACAGTATACGGTTCATGCACGTATCAGATCTGTTACGTGTATCTCTACAGGAGTGGATACGATGGGTGGATACCTACTGATGTTACCATATACGGCTACAACTCCAAAGCTGTTACCTTCATCTACAATGTTAATATCCCTAGAGACACATGGTACGGCCATAATTACTGTCGTTCACGGGCTGTAAAATCTGTAGGAAACTTGGGCTGGACTTTGCTTTCTATTGGTTCCACTCTGTTGTATACAATTGCTGGCCTGTTTCGTGGTTAG
- the LOC132632987 gene encoding uncharacterized protein LOC132632987 encodes MLLAVLFANSEGNVLVERFNGVPAEERLHWRSFLVKLGAENLKGVKNEELLVACHKSVYIVYTVLGDVSIYAVGKDEYDELALSEAIFVITSALKDVCGKPPSERLFLDKYGKICLCLDEIVWTGLLENIDKDRIKRLVRLKPPTEF; translated from the exons ATGCTTCTGGCTGTCTTATTTGCCAACTCCGAGGGCAACGTCCTCGTTGAACG TTTTAATGGAGTACCAGCAGAAGAGCGTCTGCATTGGAGGTCTTTCCTAGTTAAGCTGGGTGCGGAGAATCTTAAAGGGGTTAAGAATGAAGAACTTCTAGTGGCTTGCCACAA GTCTGTTTACATCGTATACACAGTACTTGGAGATGTCAGCATCTATGCTGTAGGaaaggatgagtatgatgaactTGCGT TGTCTGAAGCAATCTTTGTTATAACATCTGCTCTCAAGGATGTATGTGGAAAACCTCCATCTGAGAGACTTTTCCTGGATAAGTATGGAAAAATTTGCTTGTGCCTGGATGAAATTGTTTGGACG GGGTTGCTGGAAAACATTGACAAAGATAGAATCAAGAGACTTGTTAGGTTGAAACCACCAACAGAATTCTGA
- the LOC132632986 gene encoding embryo-specific protein ATS3B-like isoform X2: MSPTMIRRPAILVLLFITVASITTGAQASRSIVFHPQPISSLDIINTTLNQNAPCSFTVSIKTSCYSPTQTRDQISLAFGDAYGNQVYAPRLDDPVSRAFERCSTDTYTVYGSCTYQICYVYLYRSGYDGWIPTDVTIYGYNSKAVTFIYNVNIPRDTWYGHNYCRSRAVKSVGNLGWTLLSIGSTLLYTIAGLFRG, from the exons ATGTCACCAACCATGATCAGACGACCAGCGATACTCGTTCTTCTCTTTATCACCGTCGCTTCCATAACTACCGGGGCCCAAGCATCAAGATCCATCGTGTTCCACCCCCAGCCTATTTCGTCCCTCGATATAATCAATACCACTCTAAACCAG AATGCACCCTGTTCATTTACGGTGAGCATAAAGACAAGCTGCTATTCACCAACACAAACTAGAGATCAGATCAGTCTAGCTTTTGGCGATGCATATGGCAATCAG GTTTATGCACCAAGGCTAGATGACCCAGTAAGCAGGGCTTTTGAGCGGTGTTCAACGGATACATATACAGTATACGGTTCATGCACGTATCAGATCTGTTACGTGTATCTCTACAGGAGTGGATACGATGGGTGGATACCTACTGATGTTACCATATACGGCTACAACTCCAAAGCTGTTACCTTCATCTACAATGTTAATATCCCTAGAGACACATGGTACGGCCATAATTACTGTCGTTCACGGGCTGTAAAATCTGTAGGAAACTTGGGCTGGACTTTGCTTTCTATTGGTTCCACTCTGTTGTATACAATTGCTGGCCTGTTTCGTGGTTAG
- the LOC132632983 gene encoding probable polygalacturonase At3g15720, translating to MYILFVHSYCTIGTMMKLFSLQVYLGIFLVLLCMVSSVCSADVKTFNVVDFGAAGDGRTDDSPAFLKAWKAVCQSESSRVILVIPKRMKFLLTPLTFDGPCKPSQIHIQVSGNIIAPSKSGWKGRAINAWLTFSNINHLTVNGNGVFDGQGHVWWSNPCLDDNTSQGTQCKGPTALIFRRCDRLRIRGVTLIRSARSHMILTACNEVSIANIRIMAPGDSPNTDGIDISASKNVRIHNSLIATGDDCIAIGGGSSNIKISGIACGPGHGISIGSLGEGGFEVVEDVNVRNCTIKDTLTGVRIKTWQGGKGYARRISFEGIKLVAVNNPIIIDQFYCPSRVNCKNDTAAVALSDITFRGILGTSLMDEVINLSCSETVGCKNILLDRVYISSVKGNPVHAKCINAHGRYTHTKPAVKCLLPP from the exons ATGTACATTCTTTTTGTGCATAGTTATTGTACTATCGGGACAATGATGAAGTTGTTTAGTTTGCAGGTTTACTTGGGCATTTTTTTGGTTTTGTTGTGCATGGTTTCTTCTGTATGTAGTGCTGACGTTAAAACTTTTAATGTCGTGGATTTTGGTGCCGCTGGGGACGGAAGAACCGACGATTCCCCA GCTTTTCTCAAGGCATGGAAAGCTGTCTGCCAATCGGAATCTAGTCGTGTAATTCTTGTTATACCAAAAAGAATGAAGTTCTTACTGACGCCTTTAACATTTGATGGTCCTTGCAAACCCTCTCAAATCCATATCCAG GTATCAGGAAATATTATTGCACCTAGCAAATCAGGATGGAAGGGACGTGCAATCAATGCATGGCTCACTTTCTCGAACATCAATCATCTTACTGTTAATGGCAATGGAGTTTTTGACGGCCAAGGCCATGTATGGTGGTCGAATCCTTGCTTGGATGATAACACATCCCAA GGAACGCAATGCAAAGGACCAACT GCATTGATTTTCAGAAGATGTGACCGGCTACGAATTCGGGGAGTAACGCTTATAAGAAGCGCTAGAAGTCATATGATATTGACTGCTTGCAATGAAGTTAGCATCGCTAATATTCGTATTATGGCCCCTGGTGATAGTCCTAACACCGATGGGATTGACATTTCCGCTAGCAAAAACGTACGAATACACAACTCTCTCATTGCAACAG GCGACGACTGTATAGCAATAGGAGGAGGGTCGTCCAACATAAAAATTAGCGGCATAGCATGCGGACCAGGCCACGGTATCAG TATTGGATCCTTGGGAGAAGGAGGATTTGAAGTAGTGGAAGATGTGAACGTACGAAATTGCACCATAAAAGACACATTAACTGGAGTAAGGATTAAGACCTGGCAG GGAGGCAAAGGGTATGCAAGGAGGATCAGTTTTGAAGGAATTAAATTGGTTGCAGTTAACAATCCCATCATCATCGACCAGTTTTACTGTCCCAGCCGAGTCAATTGCAAAAATGAT ACAGCTGCAGTTGCATTGAGCGACATAACATTCAGAGGAATACTTGGGACTTCCCTGATGGACGAGGTGATAAATCTGAGCTGCAGCGAGACTGTTGGCTGCAAAAACATACTTCTCGATCGTgtgtatatatcttctgttaaaGGTAACCCTGTTCATGCCAAGTGCATCAATGCTCATGGAAGATACACTCATACTAAGCCTGCAGTGAAATGTCTGCTGCCACCATAG
- the LOC132632981 gene encoding O-fucosyltransferase 13 isoform X2, which yields MRRDLCDGVGIARLLNATLVLPKFEVAAYWNESSGFEDVFDVDFFIQQMKGFVNVVKELPIEFASKDPVRVDCSKRKGQFDYVESVLPSLLKHGYISITPAMSQRRDRYPLYAKAALCQACYSALRLTSRLERKALELLQAIPKPFLSLHLRFEPDMVAYSQCEYSGLSVASANAIEAARVDRKPWTGETARIWRNRGKCPLTPNETAFILKALAIPTNTTIYLAAGDGLMELEGLTSVYTNVVTKSSLLSGQDFTTMHGNTKAALDYYVSINSDSYMATYFGNMDKMVAAMRAFKGLYKTIFLNRKAFALLTSQGLKGKELTEALWKVHRDDFIMGRGSALPDCFCEFNL from the exons ATGAGGAGAGAT CTGTGTGACGGTGTTGGAATAGCTCGTTTGCTGAATGCTACCCTTGTTTTGCCAAAATTTGAAGTAGCTGCATACTGGAATGAGTCAAG CGGTTTTGAAGATGTATTTGATGTAGACTTCTTCATCCAACAAATGAAGGGCTTTGTTAATGTGGTAAAGGAGCTTCCAATTGAGTTTGCATCAAAAGATCCTGTTAGAGTTGATTGCAGCAAACGCAAAGGCCAGTTTGACTATGTTGAGAGTGTTCTTCCTTCCCTACTGAAACATGGATATATCTCGATCACCCCTGCAATGAGTCAAAGAAGGGATAG GTACCCTCTTTATGCAAAAGCTGCACTTTGCCAGGCTTGTTATAGTGCATTGCGCCTTACAAGCAGATTGGAGAGGAAAGCGCTTGAGCTTCTACAAGCTATACCAAAGCCCTTCCTATCACTTCACCTTCGATTCGAACCTGACATGGTAGCTTATAGTCAATGCGAGTACTCTGGTCTTTCGGTTGCCTCAGCGAACGCCATAGAAGCTGCACGTGTTGATAGGAAACCTTGGACCGGGGAAACAGCTCGTATTTGGAGAAACCGTGGAAAGTGTCCACTTACACCCAATGAAACTGCATTCATACTTAAAGCTTTAGCCATACCCACCAATACGACTATTTATTTGGCGGCCGGTGATGGCTTGATGGAACTTGAAGGACTAACATCTGTGTACACAAATGTTGTTACCAAATCTAGTCTTCTTAGTGGACAGGACTTCACAACCATGCATGGGAATACAAAAGCTGCACTGGATTATTATGTGTCTATTAACAGTGATTCTTACATGGCTACTTATTTTGGGAACATGGATAAGATGGTTGCAGCGATGCGAGCTTTCAAGGGGTTGTATAAGACAATTTTCTTAAATAGGAAGGCTTTTGCATTGTTAACCTCTCAGGGGCTTAAAGGGAAGGAACTAACAGAAGCCCTGTGGAAGGTTCATAGAGATGATTTCATAATGGGTAGAGGATCTGCTTTACCAGACTGCTTTTGCGAATTCAATCTGTGA
- the LOC132632984 gene encoding DCC family protein At1g52590, chloroplastic, which yields MNMALSLPTKLAGLTVTPSVHVKYAGLTVTAPVHARFSRGVTLFATPPNTSNSSRQTAVDWVEETASFFELDNRPIMLFDGVCNLCNGGVKFVRDNDSGRRIRYEALQSEAGKNLLRRSGRAPDDISSVVLVEKDRSYVKSEAVLKIMEYINLPFPQLAFFLQFVPLFVRDFAYDNVANNRYALFGRSESCEI from the exons ATGAACATGGCGCTCAGTTTACCCACTAAGTTGGCGGGTTTGACTGTAACGCCGTCAGTTCATGTTAAGTATGCGGGTTTGACTGTAACGGCGCCGGTTCATGCTAGGTTTAGCCGGGGAGTCACTCTGTTTGCAACTCCGCCGAACACCAGTAATAGTAGCCGTCAAACGGCAGTGGATTGGGTGGAGGAAACTGCTAGTTTCTTTGAGCTTGATAATCGCCCCATTATGTTATTCGACG GTGTTTGCAACCTATGTAATGGAGGTGTGAAGTTCGTCCGTGATAATGATAGTGGAAG GAGAATTAGGTATGAAGCTTTACAAAGTGAAGCAGGCAAGAACCTGTTGAGGAGATCCGGCAGAGCTCCTGATGATATTTCAAGTGTTGTGCTTGTTGAAAAAGATAG GTCTTATGTGAAATCGGAAGCTGTTCTGAAGATTATGGAATACATTAACTTGCCTTTCCCACAGCTAGCATTCTTCTTACAATTTGTGCCTCT ATTCGTTCGAGACTTTGCATATGATAATGTTGCCAATAACCGTTATGCACTCTTTGGCCGCTCCGAATCATGTGAGATATAA
- the LOC132632982 gene encoding pentatricopeptide repeat-containing protein At1g52620: MSKTLLSRIKPLHHNPKPKPPSPSNFPLTRHIKELIHELCEILQTQDKWEHTVETRLSQEEIVPSDIAHHVLDKLKDPHVGLQFFDWVSQRPYGCPLDRFACSSLLKLLAKFRVFPEIETLLSNLTTCEDKVPTLGALDAVIKAYSDSNLVDKAVELYYFVLKTYDLVPHVVTVNSLLHGLVKHGKVKDARRMYDELVERSSSGVENKFLDNFSTCIVVTGLSKEGKVEEGRKLIEDRWGKGCIPNVVFYNTLIDGYCKKGDIKSAYGLFNELKLKSFLPTVETYGALVNGFCKHGNFEKVDMLVEEMVARGVIVNARVYNTIIDAKGRHGFSAEANDTLRKMVEAGSKPDIVTYNTLISYSCKDEKIHEAEKFLGQVKNMGLVPTKFSYTPMIHAYCKSGDFEKALNLLAEMTEYGDKPDVSTYGALVHGLVVSGEVDVALVIRDKMIERGILPDAGIYNVLMNGLCKKLKLSVARQLLDEMLGRGILPDAYVYATLVDGCVRNGEFQEAKKLFEQTFEMGMDLGLVGYNAMIKGYCKFGLMKDAVACISRMKKSKISPDAFTYSTIIDGYVKQCDLRRALTILPHMVKCNCMPNVVTYSSLIYGFCQDGDLVRAESLFNGMQSNGMMPNLITYSILIGGFCKLGKLAKAAFIFEQMLKHKCYPTDVTFNYLVYGFSHCTPTIFSKEKNDPLDKKNSIFMETLKRMISDGWHPRNAAYNSIIICLCLHKMLKTALQLRQKMINKGYTTDSVTFAALLHGICLDGKSKEWKSIISCNLSATELSVALKYSLIIDQYLSHGFDSEASVILHALVKD; encoded by the coding sequence ATGTCTAAAACCCTTCTCTCCCGCATTAAACCCCTCCACCACAACCCAAAACCCAAACCCCCTTCCCCTTCCAACTTCCCATTAACACGCCACATCAAAGAACTCATTCACGAACTCTGTGAAATCCTACAAACCCAAGACAAATGGGAACACACTGTCGAAACCCGTCTTTCCCAAGAAGAAATTGTTCCTTCCGACATTGCCCACCATGTGCTCGATAAACTTAAGGATCCTCATGTGGGTCTTCAGTTCTTTGATTGGGTCTCTCAAAGACCTTATGGGTGTCCTCTTGATCGTTTTGCTTGTTCTTCTCTTTTGAAACTCTTAGCTAAGTTTAGAGTTTTCCCTGAAATTGAAACTTTGTTGTCTAACTTGACTACTTGTGAAGATAAAGTTCCAACCCTTGGGGCGTTGGATGCTGTAATTAAAGCTTATTCTGATTCTAATTTGGTTGATAAAGCTGTTGAGTTGTATTATTTTGTGTTGAAAACTTATGATTTGGTTCCACATGTAGTTACTGTTAATTCTTTGCTTCATGGTCTTGTAAAACATGGTAAGGTTAAAGATGCTAGGCGAATGTATGATGAGCTCGTTGAGAGAAGTAGCAGCGGTGTTGAGAATAAATTTTTGGATAATTTTAGCACTTGTATTGTTGTCACAGGGTTGAGTAAAGAGGGGAAGGTTGAAGAAGGTAGGAAATTGATTGAGGATAGGTGGGGTAAAGGTTGTATACCAAATGTTGTTTTTTACAATACATTGATTGATGGTTACTGCAAGAAGGGTGACATTAAAAGTGCGTATGGGCTTTTCAATGAGTTGAAATTGAAGAGCTTTTTACCCACAGTGGAGACTTATGGGGCATTGGTAAATGGGTTCTGTAAACATGGGAACTTTGAGAAAGTTGATATGCTTGTGGAGGAGATGGTTGCGAGGGGTGTGATTGTAAATGCCCGAGTGTATAACACTATCATCGATGCCAAGGGTAGGCATGGTTTTTCGGCGGAAGCAAATGACACTCTAAGAAAAATGGTTGAAGCTGGCAGTAAGCCAGATATCGTGACATATAACACATTGATCTCATATTCGTGCAAGGACGAGAAAATTCACGAAGCTGAAAAGTTTCTAGGGCAGGTTAAGAATATGGGGTTGGTGCCGACCAAGTTTAGTTATACTCCTATGATACATGCCTACTGCAAATCTGGTGATTTTGAAAAGGCGTTAAATTTGCTTGCTGAGATGACAGAGTATGGTGATAAGCCTGATGTATCAACTTATGGAGCTCTTGTCCATGGATTGGTAGTCTCTGGTGAAGTTGATGTTGCGTTAGTCATTCGAGACAAGATGATTGAAAGGGGGATATTACCTGATGCTGGCATTTATAATGTTTTGATGAATGGGCTCTGCAAAAAATTGAAGCTTTCTGTTGCCAGGCAGCTCCTTGATGAGATGCTTGGCCGTGGAATATTACCTGACGCTTATGTTTATGCCACTTTAGTAGATGGATGTGTTAGAAATGGGGAATTTCAGGAAGCGAAAAAGCTATTTGAGCAGACATTTGAGATGGGTATGGATCTGGGGCTTGTAGGTTATAATGCTATGATCAAGGGATACTGTAAGTTTGGACTGATGAAAGACGCAGTTGCTTGCATCAGTAGAATGAAAAAGTCAAAAATATCTCCGGATGCTTTTACTTATTCAACAATAATTGATGGGTATGTAAAGCAGTGTGATCTGCGTCGAGCATTAACGATACTCCCTCACATGGTAAAGTGCAACTGCATGCCAAATGTTGTAACGTACAGCTCTCTAATTTATGGCTTTTGTCAGGATGGAGATCTTGTAAGAGCTGAAAGTTTATTCAACGGAATGCAATCAAATGGTATGATGCCTAATTTGATAACTTATAGTATACTAATTGGCGGCTTTTGTAAATTGGGGAAACTTGCAAAAGCAGCTTTTATTTTTGAACAAATGCTCAAGCACAAGTGCTATCCAACTGATGTCACGTTCAATTATTTGGTTTACGGGTTTTCCCATTGCACGCCTACTATTTTCTCAAAGGAGAAAAATGATCCTCTGGATAAGAAGAACTCTATTTTCATGGAAACTTTAAAAAGAATGATATCAGATGGTTGGCACCCGAGAAATGCTGCATACAATTCCATTATTATCTGCCTCTGTTTACATAAAATGCTCAAAACGGCATTGCAACTACGTCAGAAGATGATTAATAAAGGCTACACTACAGATTCAGTTACTTTTGCTGCCTTACTGCATGGAATTTGTTTGGATGGAAAATCCAAGGAATGGAAAAGTATTATTTCCTGCAACTTAAGTGCGACAGAGCTGTCTGTCGCTTTAAAGTATTCTTTGATAATTGACCAGTACCTGAGTCATGGATTCGACTCGGAGGCTTCAGTGATTTTGCATGCCTTGGTTAAAGACTAA